The window CTGGGCAGACTGGCATCGCGGGGCCAGTAGGACACGGACGGTCAGCGAGGTCGCGTTGAATATGAAGCCATTCTGGTTTGGAGCGGGTCCAGTAAGTAATGCCGGAGTGCTCGTCCGACTGGGCGCGATCGGTGCGGTGATGCTGAGCGTGGCCGGGGCGTTCGCTTACGTGGGCGGCTGGCTCTCGCCAGTACGACTGACCCAGGACCGAATGATGGCTGCTTTCCAGGATGCCAACGGCACTCACGCCGGCTTCCGCCGCAACCATGCGAAGGGAGTTTGCGTCACCGGCTGGTTCGAAAGCAGCGGGCAGGCAGCGGCACTGTCGAAAGCCGCTGTCTTCAGGCCCGGACGCGTCCCGGTGGTAGGCCGCTTCGCGCTCGCTGGCGGCATGCCCTTTCAGACAGATGCGCCTGCGACGGTGCGCAGCATGGCGCTGCGCTTCCCGCTACCCGGCGGCGAGGAATGGCGCACGGGCATGAACAACATCCCGGTTTTCGCGGTGAACTCGGCGCGTGGCTTTTACGAGCAATTGCTCGCCTCCAGCCCCGATCCCGCGACCGGAAAGCCTGATCCGGTTAGAATGAAGGAATTCCTGGCCGCCCATCCGGAAACGGTCCGGGCGCTGCCGTTAATCAAGAAGCGCCAAGTCACTTCCGGTTTTGCAAACTCCACCTTCAATAGCCTCAATGCCTTCCGCTTCGTCGACGCCGCAGGCGCCTCGGTCCCCGTTCGTTGGTCCACGGTGCCGGTGCAACCCTTCGCGGCTGACAGCGCAGAGCCATCAGCGGCAGGAGACAAGAACTACCTCTTCGATGACCTGATCGCCCAAATCGCGCAGCATCCACAGCAATGGCGGCTGATCGTAACGATCGGCCAAGCCGATGACCCGACGAACGACGCCACGCTGCCCTGGCCCGCCGGCCGCCGGCAGGTCGACGCCGGGACGGTGACAATCGATCACGCATCGAGTGAGGACGATGGGCGCTGCACCGACGTCAACTACGATCCTCTGGTGCTGCCATCCGGCATCGAGCCATCCGACGACCCGTTGCTGAGCGCCCGCTCCGCGGCCTATGCGCGCTCCTTCACGCTGCGTGCCGAAGAGGAGCATGAGAAGCCGCCCAGCGCGGTAACGGCGCCGGAAGTGCAAGCTGGAGGCAAGTCATGACCACCAAAGCACGCTTCCCCGCTGCGTCCCGGCTTCTGCATTGGATGATGGCTGCCATGATAGTGGCAATGCTGTTCATCGGCGTGGGCATGGCCGCTTCGGTGTCCGCACGCTACGAGCTTCTGGTCTCGATCCACCGGCCGCTTGGAATAGCCATCCTTGTGTTGTGCGTGATCCGTTTCGTGAACCGGTTCATCAATCCGCCGCCGGAGTTGCCCGATACGCTTCCATCCTTGCAGCGGTTCGCCGCCAAGGCATCGCACATCGTACTGTATGCGCTCATGTTCATCATGCCGCTGGTCGGCTGGGGCATGCTCTCGGCGGCGCGCTATCCGATCGTGCTCTACGGGCCGCTGCGGTTGCCACCGATCCTGCCGCATGATTTGACGCTCTATGCGTGGCTCCGCGACCTCCACACTGACCTCGCCTACCTGTTCTTCGCGACCTT is drawn from Bradyrhizobium lablabi and contains these coding sequences:
- a CDS encoding catalase family peroxidase, with product MKPFWFGAGPVSNAGVLVRLGAIGAVMLSVAGAFAYVGGWLSPVRLTQDRMMAAFQDANGTHAGFRRNHAKGVCVTGWFESSGQAAALSKAAVFRPGRVPVVGRFALAGGMPFQTDAPATVRSMALRFPLPGGEEWRTGMNNIPVFAVNSARGFYEQLLASSPDPATGKPDPVRMKEFLAAHPETVRALPLIKKRQVTSGFANSTFNSLNAFRFVDAAGASVPVRWSTVPVQPFAADSAEPSAAGDKNYLFDDLIAQIAQHPQQWRLIVTIGQADDPTNDATLPWPAGRRQVDAGTVTIDHASSEDDGRCTDVNYDPLVLPSGIEPSDDPLLSARSAAYARSFTLRAEEEHEKPPSAVTAPEVQAGGKS
- a CDS encoding cytochrome b, which gives rise to MTTKARFPAASRLLHWMMAAMIVAMLFIGVGMAASVSARYELLVSIHRPLGIAILVLCVIRFVNRFINPPPELPDTLPSLQRFAAKASHIVLYALMFIMPLVGWGMLSAARYPIVLYGPLRLPPILPHDLTLYAWLRDLHTDLAYLFFATFLAHFGAALFHGLIRRDGVLESMASWR